Proteins encoded together in one Qingshengfaniella alkalisoli window:
- a CDS encoding glutamine-synthetase adenylyltransferase, whose protein sequence is MSFDTSITRLPLPFDTDRAEDLAAGLQGLPAGTKDLLKGTAGCSPYLEGLIRKEAGWLEEVFAATPGVALDAVLDDARRAVGTNASRVLRQAKGRVALLTGLADLAGVWDLDRVTESLTRFADISVEVAFKTVLERELRRGKLPGATEDDLTDCAGLFALAMGKMGAFELNYSSDIDLICMFDDARYDYEDLPEARSVFVRVVRKAMGLLSDLTADGYVFRTDLRLRPDPSVTPVAVSTTSAERYYEALGRTWERAAYVKARPAAGAVEAGWRFLDDIRPFIWRRHLDYATVEDAHTLRQKIRAHKGGAQGLDGRNVKLGSGGIREIEFFTQTHQLISGGRDPDLRLRGTRDSLRMLVSKGWVDSGDADTLDGCYVRLREIEHRLQMLRDAQTHDLPNTPDGWQRLAMFCGTDDPKTLRDELGEIFETVHELTESFFAPMRRPSDKATGVSDRAQEWVERWRGYPALRSERAQTIFARLLPDLMARFDAAAHPDQAMSRFDGFLRGLPAGVQLFALFEANPQLVDLIVDICSTAPALAQYLSRNSGVLDAVIGGDFFAPWPAADDLSRELTEQLASTPDDYEAQLDTARRWMKDWHFRIGVHFLRGLITAAEASGQYSDLAAATVAALWPVVQDEFARKFGRVPGRGGIVLGMGSLGARQLSAGSDLDLILIYDADSDAVSDGRKSLSARQYYARLTKALVTALSARTAEGALYEVDMRLRPSGRQGPAATSWASYQNYQRTEAWTWEHLALTRARVIAGDHALAQKVESFRKEMVKSKRDPGKMWTDLVDMRRRLSDAKPKSGIWDVSNGSGGLQDIELFAQALALESGSGKRQSRDQLELAREKLGGEAADMLLSAHRLLSSVKSVASLLTGGGIAPADLGHGGIEMLLRVTEANDMKALEDRIDQECESAAKVIGDAVLPYGDAGPADQR, encoded by the coding sequence ATGAGTTTTGACACATCTATCACGCGCCTGCCATTACCCTTCGACACGGATCGTGCCGAAGACCTCGCGGCTGGCTTGCAGGGTTTACCAGCCGGTACAAAAGACCTGTTGAAGGGCACCGCCGGATGCAGCCCCTATCTTGAGGGCCTGATACGCAAGGAAGCAGGCTGGCTCGAAGAGGTATTCGCTGCCACGCCGGGCGTGGCACTGGATGCCGTGCTGGATGATGCGCGCCGTGCGGTGGGAACCAATGCGAGTCGTGTGCTGCGACAGGCCAAGGGGCGCGTGGCCCTACTGACGGGGCTCGCCGATCTGGCGGGGGTATGGGATCTGGATCGCGTGACGGAATCCCTCACCCGGTTCGCGGATATCTCGGTCGAGGTGGCTTTCAAGACCGTGCTGGAGCGTGAACTGCGACGCGGTAAACTCCCCGGTGCAACTGAAGATGATCTGACCGACTGTGCAGGCCTGTTCGCGCTTGCCATGGGCAAGATGGGTGCGTTCGAACTGAACTATTCTTCGGATATCGACCTGATCTGCATGTTCGATGACGCACGGTATGACTACGAAGATCTGCCGGAGGCCCGATCGGTTTTCGTTCGCGTTGTGCGGAAGGCGATGGGACTGTTGTCGGACCTGACGGCTGATGGGTATGTCTTCCGTACCGATCTCCGGCTTCGGCCTGATCCATCGGTTACGCCCGTCGCCGTATCTACAACCTCGGCGGAACGTTACTACGAGGCGCTGGGACGAACATGGGAACGCGCAGCATATGTCAAAGCGCGCCCGGCTGCAGGGGCGGTGGAGGCAGGCTGGCGGTTTCTGGACGACATCCGACCGTTCATCTGGCGGCGTCATCTGGATTACGCCACGGTCGAAGACGCCCATACGCTGCGCCAGAAGATCAGGGCACATAAGGGCGGTGCGCAGGGTCTCGACGGGCGCAACGTGAAACTCGGCTCCGGAGGTATTCGCGAGATCGAGTTTTTCACACAGACCCATCAGTTGATTTCGGGTGGCCGTGATCCGGATTTGAGGTTGCGGGGCACGCGGGATTCTTTGCGGATGCTCGTGTCGAAGGGCTGGGTGGACAGCGGCGATGCGGACACGCTTGATGGCTGCTATGTGCGTTTGCGGGAAATTGAGCACAGATTGCAGATGCTGCGAGACGCTCAGACCCATGACCTTCCAAACACACCGGACGGCTGGCAGAGGCTGGCCATGTTCTGCGGCACGGATGATCCCAAAACATTGCGCGATGAACTAGGCGAGATTTTCGAGACGGTACATGAACTGACCGAGAGCTTCTTTGCCCCGATGCGCCGCCCGTCCGACAAGGCCACAGGCGTATCTGACCGCGCACAGGAATGGGTGGAACGCTGGCGTGGCTATCCGGCCTTGCGGTCAGAGCGCGCCCAGACGATCTTCGCGCGTTTGCTGCCTGATCTGATGGCCCGTTTTGATGCCGCCGCCCATCCCGATCAGGCCATGAGCCGGTTTGATGGTTTCCTGCGCGGGTTGCCCGCCGGGGTTCAGCTTTTCGCGTTGTTCGAAGCCAATCCGCAGCTTGTCGATCTGATTGTCGATATCTGTTCGACCGCTCCGGCGCTGGCTCAATACCTGTCGCGTAATTCGGGGGTGCTGGACGCGGTGATCGGTGGGGATTTTTTCGCGCCTTGGCCTGCCGCCGATGATCTGTCGCGGGAACTGACAGAACAGCTAGCAAGCACGCCCGATGACTATGAAGCGCAGCTTGATACCGCACGGCGCTGGATGAAAGACTGGCATTTCCGGATAGGCGTTCATTTTCTGCGTGGACTGATCACGGCCGCGGAAGCGTCCGGCCAATATTCCGACCTCGCTGCAGCGACTGTGGCAGCTCTTTGGCCTGTGGTTCAGGATGAGTTCGCTAGAAAATTCGGTCGTGTGCCTGGGCGCGGCGGGATCGTTCTGGGGATGGGATCGCTGGGTGCACGGCAATTGTCGGCGGGGTCAGATCTGGACCTGATCCTGATCTATGACGCAGACTCGGATGCCGTGTCCGATGGGCGCAAATCGCTGTCCGCCCGTCAGTATTATGCCAGGCTCACCAAGGCGCTTGTGACCGCGCTGAGCGCCCGAACGGCCGAGGGTGCGCTATACGAGGTCGACATGCGTCTGCGCCCGTCCGGCAGACAGGGACCGGCCGCGACCTCATGGGCGTCCTATCAGAACTACCAGCGGACCGAGGCGTGGACATGGGAACATCTGGCCCTGACCCGGGCGCGGGTCATTGCGGGCGATCATGCCTTGGCACAAAAAGTCGAATCCTTCCGCAAGGAAATGGTCAAGTCCAAGCGTGATCCGGGCAAGATGTGGACCGATCTGGTCGACATGCGCAGGCGTCTGTCGGACGCGAAACCTAAATCTGGCATATGGGATGTCTCGAACGGATCGGGCGGGTTGCAGGATATCGAACTGTTCGCGCAGGCGTTGGCATTGGAAAGCGGCTCCGGCAAGCGGCAGTCGCGGGATCAGTTGGAACTGGCGCGAGAGAAGCTTGGCGGCGAAGCGGCTGACATGTTGTTGTCCGCACATCGGTTGTTGTCGTCGGTGAAATCGGTGGCATCCCTTCTGACGGGCGGCGGTATAGCCCCGGCTGATCTGGGCCATGGTGGCATCGAGATGCTTCTTCGCGTGACCGAAGCCAATGACATGAAGGCCTTGGAAGATCGGATAGACCAGGAATGTGAAAGCGCGGCCAAGGTGATTGGCGACGCTGTGCTGCCTTATGGCGACGCTGGGCCAGCCGATCAGCGCTAG
- a CDS encoding YbaK/EbsC family protein: protein MSKSLKRVRAALTDGAVPIEILQMNTLTRTAIQAAEAVGCEIDQIAKSIIFRGEQTGQIVLFITAGANQVCPDRASDVAGQALGKADADFVRKTTGFAIGGVSPVGHLSPPVAYFDPRLRDFETVWAAAGTPNHVFAITPENLILLSGAVEADFVVP from the coding sequence ATGAGCAAGAGCCTCAAGCGTGTTCGCGCGGCGCTGACAGACGGTGCTGTCCCCATCGAAATCTTGCAGATGAACACCCTAACCCGCACCGCAATACAAGCCGCTGAAGCCGTGGGGTGCGAGATCGACCAGATCGCCAAATCCATCATCTTTCGCGGAGAACAGACAGGGCAGATCGTCCTGTTCATCACTGCGGGCGCAAACCAGGTCTGCCCAGACCGCGCGTCAGATGTCGCGGGTCAGGCGCTTGGCAAGGCCGATGCCGATTTTGTCCGGAAAACGACTGGATTTGCCATCGGAGGGGTATCGCCGGTCGGTCACCTGTCTCCTCCAGTGGCCTATTTCGACCCCAGGCTTCGAGATTTCGAAACCGTGTGGGCCGCAGCGGGCACCCCGAACCATGTCTTTGCAATCACGCCAGAAAATCTGATTCTCTTGTCCGGCGCAGTCGAGGCCGATTTCGTCGTGCCCTGA
- a CDS encoding DUF2852 domain-containing protein has translation MSSVATWPSQAETWLDQRGKGAWIAAMILGFVFFWPVGLALLAYMIWSKRMFGNCKKSRNARHAAYTFRSSGNSAFDAYKADTLRRLEEEQQSFQNFLKRLRDAKDKAEFDQFMEERERSSRNSEPQEA, from the coding sequence ATGAGTTCTGTCGCAACCTGGCCTTCCCAAGCCGAAACATGGCTTGACCAGCGAGGCAAAGGCGCGTGGATCGCCGCAATGATCCTCGGCTTTGTCTTTTTCTGGCCCGTCGGCCTCGCCCTTCTTGCCTATATGATCTGGAGCAAACGCATGTTCGGCAACTGCAAGAAATCCCGCAACGCCCGCCACGCGGCCTACACATTCCGCTCATCCGGCAACTCGGCGTTCGACGCCTACAAGGCAGACACGCTGCGCCGCTTGGAAGAAGAACAGCAAAGCTTCCAGAATTTCCTGAAACGTCTGCGCGATGCCAAGGACAAGGCAGAGTTCGACCAGTTCATGGAAGAACGCGAGCGCAGCTCGCGCAACAGCGAACCGCAAGAGGCCTGA
- a CDS encoding RDD family protein, producing MTYSDALWGLPDPDTHQDFYADIPLKRFGAWVIDLLVIFAICVLILPFTAFIGLFFFWALWLGVGLIYRIWCMSARSATLGMRLMSIEFRNARGERFDSGTACLHTLLYTLMMSTLILQAISVIAILVTSRRQGLHDLLLGTAAVNRSALLR from the coding sequence ATGACCTATTCGGACGCGCTGTGGGGTCTGCCCGACCCCGATACGCATCAGGACTTCTATGCCGACATTCCGCTCAAGCGCTTTGGCGCCTGGGTGATCGATCTTCTGGTGATCTTCGCGATCTGCGTGCTTATCCTGCCCTTCACCGCCTTTATCGGGCTGTTTTTCTTCTGGGCGCTGTGGCTCGGCGTCGGGCTGATTTATCGCATTTGGTGCATGTCCGCCCGCTCAGCGACACTCGGGATGCGCTTGATGTCGATCGAGTTCCGCAACGCCCGGGGCGAGCGCTTTGATTCAGGCACGGCCTGCCTGCACACACTGCTTTACACACTGATGATGTCGACGCTGATCCTCCAGGCAATTTCCGTCATCGCGATCCTCGTTACCTCGCGCCGCCAAGGCCTGCATGACCTGCTGCTGGGTACGGCCGCAGTGAACCGATCAGCCTTGCTACGTTGA
- a CDS encoding arginyltransferase, which produces MRHTLPIAPQFYVTAPQPCPYLPGRMERKLFTALQGDTAEPLNDSLSKQGFRRSQNVLYRPSCAECSACLSARIRVSQFKPSRSQRRTIRRNSDLQRRATSPWATEEQFSLFRSYLDDRHADGGMADMDIFEFAAMIEETPVRSRVIEYERCSDADPGVDELAAVCLTDVLDDGLSLVYSFYEPDQPRRSLGTYVILDHVEIAREAGLPFVYLGYWVPGSPKMGYKANFEGLEIYKHGAWEPIGDPARHDAETHPLSVDPISEQVARINLPDTLAIKG; this is translated from the coding sequence ATGCGTCATACGCTTCCAATAGCCCCGCAGTTCTACGTGACTGCACCACAGCCCTGCCCGTATCTCCCGGGCAGGATGGAACGCAAATTGTTCACGGCGCTTCAGGGCGATACGGCAGAGCCGTTGAATGACAGCCTTTCCAAACAAGGCTTTCGCCGGTCTCAGAACGTACTTTACAGGCCAAGCTGTGCAGAATGTTCCGCATGTCTGTCCGCCCGCATCAGGGTGTCCCAATTCAAACCCAGCCGCAGCCAGCGCCGCACCATCCGCCGCAATTCGGATCTTCAACGGCGCGCAACATCACCCTGGGCCACGGAAGAGCAGTTTTCACTGTTCCGCAGCTACCTGGACGACCGCCATGCCGACGGTGGCATGGCCGATATGGATATCTTCGAATTCGCAGCAATGATCGAGGAAACGCCCGTCCGTTCGCGTGTGATCGAATATGAACGCTGCTCCGACGCAGACCCGGGCGTAGATGAATTGGCGGCGGTATGCCTGACCGACGTGCTGGATGACGGGCTGAGCCTTGTCTACTCCTTCTACGAACCCGACCAGCCGCGCCGCAGTCTTGGCACTTATGTCATTCTCGACCATGTCGAAATAGCCCGCGAAGCAGGCTTACCCTTCGTTTACCTGGGATATTGGGTGCCGGGCAGTCCGAAGATGGGCTATAAGGCCAATTTCGAAGGGTTGGAAATCTACAAGCACGGTGCTTGGGAACCCATCGGTGACCCGGCCCGACATGATGCCGAAACACACCCCCTATCCGTCGACCCGATTTCGGAACAGGTGGCACGCATCAATCTGCCGGATACGCTCGCGATAAAGGGCTGA
- a CDS encoding IS110 family transposase, with product MSEVTTVGLDLAKNVFQVHGADGAGHAVVRKKLRRAQVLEFFNQLPPCVVAMEACGGAHYWGREIGKLGHDVRLIPPAYVKPFVKRQKNDAADAEAICEAAVRPSMRFVPVKSEEIQAAAMVFRVRELLIRQRTQIINALRGHCTEFGVIAPKGAMNAKKLIAAVEDEASVLPQAARQVLEDFIGTLSDLEARIGKLDAEIRTRAQDNEMARRLMTIPGIGPLIAMALVTLAPPADNFRRGRDFSAWLGLVPRQHSTGGKQRLGATTRMGERSLRRLLIIGANSVIIKRHVHRDAQPGTWLAALLSRKPTMLVRVALANKMARIVWALMAKSGVYQSPIATA from the coding sequence ATGTCAGAAGTTACTACAGTCGGACTGGATCTGGCGAAGAATGTTTTTCAGGTTCACGGTGCGGACGGCGCGGGCCATGCCGTTGTCCGGAAGAAGTTACGACGTGCGCAGGTGCTGGAGTTTTTCAACCAGTTGCCGCCGTGCGTCGTTGCAATGGAAGCCTGCGGCGGCGCTCATTACTGGGGCCGCGAGATCGGCAAGCTGGGTCACGACGTCCGGCTGATCCCACCAGCCTATGTGAAGCCCTTCGTTAAGCGGCAAAAGAACGACGCGGCCGACGCAGAGGCCATATGTGAGGCCGCAGTGCGTCCGTCTATGCGGTTTGTGCCGGTTAAAAGTGAGGAGATCCAAGCGGCAGCCATGGTCTTTCGCGTTCGTGAATTGCTGATCCGGCAGCGCACGCAGATCATCAATGCCCTTCGCGGTCACTGCACGGAATTTGGTGTTATCGCGCCGAAGGGTGCCATGAATGCGAAAAAGTTGATCGCTGCTGTAGAAGATGAAGCCTCCGTGTTGCCACAGGCTGCGCGTCAGGTTTTGGAGGACTTCATTGGCACGCTGTCCGATCTTGAGGCCCGGATTGGCAAGCTTGATGCTGAGATCAGAACTCGCGCGCAAGACAACGAGATGGCGCGACGGTTGATGACAATTCCTGGGATTGGCCCCTTGATCGCCATGGCCCTTGTGACACTTGCGCCTCCCGCAGACAATTTTCGTCGAGGTCGAGACTTTTCAGCCTGGCTCGGTCTCGTTCCGCGACAGCATTCCACCGGCGGCAAGCAGCGTCTCGGCGCGACGACAAGGATGGGCGAGAGGTCCCTGCGACGTTTACTGATCATCGGCGCCAACAGCGTCATCATCAAGCGTCACGTCCATCGGGATGCGCAACCCGGCACATGGTTGGCGGCCCTTCTATCACGCAAGCCAACGATGCTGGTGCGGGTGGCGCTGGCGAATAAAATGGCGCGGATCGTCTGGGCCTTGATGGCCAAAAGCGGTGTCTATCAGTCTCCGATTGCGACCGCCTAA
- a CDS encoding transposase, whose translation MRGEILGAERRRFWHDDDKLEIVASVGVAGASVTQVAQRHEIKRQQIYAWRHELKKKGLWSPDAGALFLPLDRQCCANQVRG comes from the coding sequence ATGCGTGGCGAAATTCTTGGGGCGGAGCGGCGGCGCTTCTGGCATGATGACGACAAGCTTGAGATTGTCGCATCGGTTGGGGTTGCCGGGGCGAGCGTGACGCAGGTTGCGCAGCGCCATGAAATTAAGCGACAACAAATTTACGCGTGGCGACATGAGCTGAAGAAGAAAGGCTTGTGGTCGCCCGATGCCGGGGCGCTTTTCTTGCCTCTGGATAGGCAATGTTGCGCAAATCAGGTTCGAGGGTGA
- a CDS encoding orotate phosphoribosyltransferase — protein MFSTSLIDREQIAEMTAKMLLEINAVHFNAQRPYMFTSGIVSPVYIDCRKIISHPHMRDAMMDFMTSMLVREIGFEKIQSVAGGETAGIPFAAWIAAKLGLPMQYVRKKPKGFGKDAQIEGDLKPGQTVLLVEDLTTDGGSKVNFCNALRRAGAEVTDASVIFFYDIFEETTQMLEREGIRLHSLATWRDVLSVCKTDGYFEPDTLAEVENFLNHPLEWSAKHGGASQITPS, from the coding sequence ATGTTCTCTACGTCATTAATTGATCGCGAGCAGATAGCTGAAATGACGGCTAAGATGCTCTTGGAGATCAACGCTGTCCATTTTAATGCCCAGCGTCCCTACATGTTCACCTCCGGTATCGTCAGTCCGGTTTATATCGATTGTCGCAAGATCATCTCTCATCCCCACATGCGTGATGCGATGATGGACTTCATGACGTCCATGTTGGTTCGCGAGATCGGCTTCGAAAAGATCCAGTCTGTAGCAGGGGGCGAAACCGCAGGTATTCCATTTGCGGCATGGATTGCGGCCAAGCTTGGCTTGCCTATGCAGTATGTCCGTAAGAAGCCGAAGGGGTTTGGTAAAGACGCCCAGATCGAAGGCGACCTCAAGCCCGGGCAAACCGTATTGCTCGTAGAGGACCTGACAACCGATGGTGGAAGCAAGGTAAATTTCTGCAATGCACTTCGTCGGGCCGGCGCAGAGGTCACGGATGCCAGCGTTATCTTTTTCTATGACATCTTCGAAGAAACGACACAGATGTTGGAGCGTGAAGGTATACGGCTTCATAGCCTGGCAACATGGAGAGATGTCTTGTCCGTTTGTAAAACCGACGGCTATTTCGAACCCGATACGCTGGCGGAGGTCGAAAACTTCCTAAACCATCCTCTGGAGTGGTCCGCCAAACACGGCGGAGCCAGCCAAATCACCCCCTCATAA
- a CDS encoding Zn-dependent hydrolase yields the protein MSTYTLEHYRELASTLFDNVASMGPDTKGVSRPAFSEIETKVLEYLADIGRKHGLLVDCDAGKNIIFRTSLDDENAPYKLIGSHVDSVPMGGNYDGLAGVVAALLCLIDIQARGEKLATPVRAIAMRAEESAWFGPCYIASKMLTGTLKEQEYMSRQKSDKRPMLEHMSDIGIDTSLVEAGRPLGDLKSISEYIELHIEQGPLLVERDLPAAVVSGIRGNIRYPCVECIGVAGHSGAVPRAYRHDPVLAMADLLHRLDESWLTVLQKGEDMVMTSGIVSTDPKRHAMSRIPDMIGFSLEVRSQSAETLDQMVELLQQEAAQIARERKVRFEFGDQLRTEPALMDPKIVEGLERAMDRAGLNAFTMPSGGGHDAAVFSNAGIPSGMIFVRNRNGSHNPDEAMEVSDFIAASSVINEYLQGSDD from the coding sequence GTGAGCACCTACACGCTCGAACACTACAGAGAGCTGGCATCCACGCTCTTTGACAATGTCGCTTCCATGGGGCCGGACACGAAAGGTGTCAGTAGGCCGGCGTTCTCCGAGATCGAGACCAAAGTACTCGAGTATTTGGCTGATATAGGGCGTAAACATGGTCTTCTAGTAGATTGTGATGCCGGGAAAAATATCATTTTTCGAACATCTTTAGATGATGAAAATGCCCCGTATAAGCTGATCGGTTCCCACGTTGATAGCGTGCCTATGGGGGGCAACTACGATGGTCTTGCTGGCGTCGTCGCGGCCCTTCTTTGCCTCATAGACATACAGGCTCGGGGTGAAAAGCTCGCAACACCTGTACGGGCCATTGCTATGCGTGCAGAAGAAAGCGCGTGGTTCGGACCCTGCTATATTGCGTCCAAGATGCTCACCGGGACGCTAAAAGAACAGGAATATATGTCGCGGCAGAAGTCTGACAAACGCCCCATGTTGGAGCATATGTCAGACATCGGTATCGATACATCTCTTGTTGAAGCGGGGAGGCCGTTAGGCGATCTGAAATCGATATCCGAATACATCGAACTGCATATCGAACAGGGTCCGTTGCTTGTTGAGCGTGATCTGCCGGCGGCTGTCGTATCCGGTATTCGTGGCAACATCAGATATCCGTGCGTGGAGTGCATCGGCGTGGCAGGACATTCGGGCGCTGTGCCGCGTGCGTATCGTCATGATCCGGTTCTGGCGATGGCTGACCTTTTGCACCGCCTGGATGAAAGCTGGCTAACGGTTCTCCAGAAAGGTGAGGACATGGTCATGACCTCGGGGATTGTATCTACAGACCCGAAACGTCATGCGATGTCACGCATTCCCGACATGATAGGCTTCAGCCTGGAGGTCCGTAGTCAGAGTGCTGAGACACTCGATCAAATGGTCGAACTCCTTCAGCAAGAGGCGGCGCAAATCGCACGAGAGCGCAAAGTACGTTTTGAATTCGGTGATCAGTTGCGCACAGAGCCGGCATTGATGGATCCGAAGATCGTCGAGGGGCTGGAGAGGGCTATGGACAGGGCAGGGCTGAATGCCTTCACTATGCCCTCAGGTGGTGGCCATGATGCGGCGGTATTTTCTAATGCCGGCATTCCCTCTGGCATGATCTTCGTGCGCAACAGAAATGGTTCACACAATCCTGACGAGGCCATGGAAGTTAGTGATTTCATTGCCGCTTCATCCGTGATCAATGAATATCTTCAAGGGTCGGATGACTGA
- a CDS encoding dihydroorotate dehydrogenase yields the protein MVVDLTTKVGSLTLKNPIMPASGTFSEELAEAFDLEILGAHVTKTFTAEIRGGNPTPRVCEVQGSMLNSIGIPSKGLEYFVRRTLPYYQTLQTPLVVSISANSADEFAELCTAVSLPGVAAIEVNISCPNIEADGKAFAIRPSTTRSVMEKLRAATDLPLWAKLTPNTGETSEVAHAAEDAGADALVVANTLLAMAIDIETKKPKLGNLMGGLSGPAMKPIALRMAYQCAKVVDIPVIGCGGISNAQDVIEFMVAGATAVQVGTASFIQPLAMPIIIRDLEAYCAERNIKSLSSIVGTVIDSDTPEAVVSMEAAP from the coding sequence ATGGTAGTAGATCTTACAACCAAAGTCGGGTCGCTCACCCTGAAGAACCCCATCATGCCTGCATCGGGAACCTTCTCGGAAGAGCTGGCGGAAGCATTTGATCTGGAGATCTTGGGCGCTCATGTCACCAAGACATTCACGGCGGAGATTCGTGGGGGAAACCCGACCCCTCGTGTTTGTGAAGTTCAGGGGTCGATGCTCAACTCCATCGGGATCCCGTCTAAAGGGTTGGAGTATTTCGTTCGCAGAACACTTCCTTACTATCAGACGCTTCAAACGCCATTGGTCGTCAGCATTTCAGCTAACAGTGCCGATGAGTTCGCCGAACTATGTACTGCCGTCTCACTTCCAGGCGTGGCCGCTATTGAGGTGAATATTTCCTGTCCGAACATCGAAGCGGATGGCAAGGCTTTTGCGATACGCCCCTCGACCACACGCTCGGTTATGGAAAAGCTGAGGGCAGCCACGGACCTTCCTCTGTGGGCGAAGCTGACACCGAATACTGGAGAGACGTCCGAAGTGGCCCATGCGGCTGAGGATGCGGGTGCGGATGCGCTTGTTGTGGCCAACACCTTGCTTGCAATGGCCATTGATATTGAAACCAAAAAGCCGAAACTCGGGAACCTCATGGGCGGCCTGTCCGGGCCAGCCATGAAACCTATTGCACTGCGGATGGCCTACCAATGCGCCAAGGTGGTGGATATTCCCGTCATCGGATGTGGCGGCATATCCAATGCTCAAGATGTCATTGAGTTCATGGTTGCCGGTGCAACGGCGGTTCAGGTTGGAACTGCCAGCTTCATACAGCCATTGGCCATGCCCATCATCATTCGGGATCTGGAAGCCTATTGTGCCGAGAGAAATATAAAATCACTTTCCAGCATTGTCGGAACAGTCATCGACTCTGATACCCCTGAAGCTGTCGTCTCCATGGAGGCTGCCCCGTGA
- a CDS encoding dihydroorotate dehydrogenase electron transfer subunit, whose protein sequence is MHSPSSVLQREEHDPKVHQIDAPVIDNTVVNGEYRCLVLSAPVESMRCKPGQFFHLLCPAAGSDQPYLRRPMSIYDFDEQNGRLRFLYKVTGAGTRGLATLRKGDTLDIVGPLGNGYSIADTWQNLLLVARGVGLATLAPLAREAQKRGHNLTAICSARTPDVLMSTDLFESMGAKVITVTDSEGTSDVENLSSLISNEIETYGVDALYTCGSNRLLTLLQKIGTEYNIPGEIALEQQMACGLGMCHCCVRPFLRDGEIIQERVCREGPVFSIQEAMAW, encoded by the coding sequence ATGCACAGCCCTTCATCTGTTCTCCAGCGCGAAGAGCATGATCCAAAGGTTCATCAGATTGATGCTCCCGTAATCGACAATACTGTTGTTAATGGTGAATACCGATGCCTCGTACTTTCCGCTCCGGTGGAAAGTATGCGGTGCAAGCCGGGACAGTTCTTTCACTTGCTTTGTCCTGCCGCAGGTTCTGATCAGCCCTATTTGCGTCGGCCGATGAGCATCTACGACTTCGATGAGCAGAACGGCCGACTACGTTTTCTGTACAAAGTGACCGGTGCTGGAACGCGCGGTTTGGCGACCTTGAGAAAGGGCGATACGCTCGACATCGTCGGCCCGCTTGGCAACGGGTATAGTATCGCAGATACGTGGCAAAACCTCCTGCTGGTTGCTAGAGGCGTCGGCTTGGCCACTCTCGCGCCATTGGCACGGGAAGCTCAAAAACGTGGCCACAACTTGACAGCTATCTGTTCAGCACGAACCCCGGACGTACTGATGTCGACAGACCTGTTCGAAAGTATGGGCGCGAAGGTGATAACAGTCACGGACTCTGAGGGCACATCTGATGTCGAAAATCTTTCCTCGCTGATTTCCAATGAAATCGAAACGTATGGTGTCGACGCACTCTACACATGTGGTTCGAACCGCCTCTTAACGCTTCTTCAGAAAATCGGCACTGAGTATAATATCCCCGGTGAAATCGCGTTGGAACAGCAAATGGCTTGTGGTTTGGGCATGTGCCACTGCTGTGTGCGACCGTTCCTCAGAGACGGTGAAATTATTCAGGAACGCGTCTGCCGTGAAGGCCCGGTGTTCTCGATACAGGAGGCCATGGCATGGTAG